The Danio rerio strain Tuebingen ecotype United States chromosome 1, GRCz12tu, whole genome shotgun sequence genome includes a region encoding these proteins:
- the caspbl gene encoding caspase b, like isoform X2 has translation MEDITKLITDVLEELVESELKEFKRQLWMGVKKGVEAIPRGKLENKDRQDVVDYMVQHYSMDAGKIAVQALRSIKQNERANRLESKLLEVQPQAQENEQNPEDPQSINTSGSDELEPIQSDWQRPRGIINRFQEFKTRLLYANRDDIYTPVSRTQRKGLALLITNILFANKQDDRAGAERDEENMEWLLKNLNFMVIKYRNLTGNEISRAVQDFSRRHEHQDADSTFVVIMSHGDRIQNKDAILGVNYNWLQNRNDVYFVEDTFSHLNSVNCPALIDKPKVILIQACRGGQLGGVPVKDCVPESDSWVHKEKDFVCFMSTMPDVVAYRDEVKGSYFISYIVDVFCSSACKDHIMELFRKVAARMEKDERFRRQAKLLPCIERTSLVKKFYLFPGQ, from the exons ATGGAGGATATTACCAAGTTGATAACTGATGTGCTCGAGGAACTTGTGGAGTCAGAGCTCAAAGAGTTCAAAAGGCAGCTGTGGATGGGTGTGAAAAAAGGCGTCGAAGCCATTCCTCGGGGAAAGCTGGAGAATAAGGACCGTCAGGATGTGGTGGACTATATGGTGCAGCATTACAGCATGGATGCTGGGAAAATCGCTGTACAGGCACTGCGCAGCATCAAGCAGAACGAACGTGCAAATCGCCTCGAGTCGAAACTTCTggaag TTCAGCCGCAGGCGCAAGAAAATGAGCAAAACCCTGAAGACCCGCAGTCCATCAACACTTCCGGGTCTGATGAGCTAGAGCCCATCCAGTCTGACTGGCAGAGACCACGAGGGATCATTAACCGCTTTCAAGAGTTTAAAACCAGACTTCTTTACGCAAACAGAGACGAT ATTTACACACCAGTGAGCAGGACTCAAAGAAAAGGCTTGGCTCTGTTAATCACCAACATATTATTCGCCAATAAACAAGACGACCGTGCCGGAGCGGAGAGAGATGAGGAGAACATGGAGTGGCTCCTGAAAAACCTGAACTTTATGGTTATAAAATACAGAAATCTCACTGGAAAT GAAATCAGCAGAGCAGTGCAGGATTTCTCTCGACGTCATGAACATCAAGACGCAGACAGCACATTTGTAGTCATCATGTCCCATGGGGATAGAATTCAAAATAAAGATGCCATTTTAGGTGTCAATTACAACTGGCTTCAAAACCGTAATGACGTCTACTTTGTTGAAGACACTTTCTCCCATCTGAACTCTGTGAACTGTCCTGCTCTGATCGACAAACCCAAGGTTATCCTCATTCAGGCCTGCAGAGGAG GGCAACTCGGTGGTGTGCCTGTTAAAGATTGTGTGCCTGAATCTGACTCGTGGGTGCACAAGGAGAAAGACTTTGTCTGCTTTATGTCCACCATGCCTG ATGTTGTTGCATACAGGGATGAGGTCAAGGGAAGTTACTTTATCAGCTACATAGTGGATGTGTTCTGCTCATCAGCCTGCAAGGATCACATTATGGAGCTGTTTAGGAAG gttgCCGCACGTATGGAGAAAGACGAACGTTTCCGACGTCAGGCGAAACTCTTACCATGCATTGAAAGGACGTCTCTTGTAAAGAAATTCTACCTGTTCCCTGGACAGTGA
- the caspbl gene encoding caspase b, like isoform X1 — MVRVTFTTCTNVTILVAMVYNRSVDVLLAQGNVKKMEDITKLITDVLEELVESELKEFKRQLWMGVKKGVEAIPRGKLENKDRQDVVDYMVQHYSMDAGKIAVQALRSIKQNERANRLESKLLEVQPQAQENEQNPEDPQSINTSGSDELEPIQSDWQRPRGIINRFQEFKTRLLYANRDDIYTPVSRTQRKGLALLITNILFANKQDDRAGAERDEENMEWLLKNLNFMVIKYRNLTGNEISRAVQDFSRRHEHQDADSTFVVIMSHGDRIQNKDAILGVNYNWLQNRNDVYFVEDTFSHLNSVNCPALIDKPKVILIQACRGGQLGGVPVKDCVPESDSWVHKEKDFVCFMSTMPDVVAYRDEVKGSYFISYIVDVFCSSACKDHIMELFRKVAARMEKDERFRRQAKLLPCIERTSLVKKFYLFPGQ; from the exons atggtacgggtcacctttaccACTTGTACCAATGTAACCATTTTGGTGGCCATGGTGTACAACAGATCAGTCGACGTCCttctcgctcaaggaaatgttaaa AAAATGGAGGATATTACCAAGTTGATAACTGATGTGCTCGAGGAACTTGTGGAGTCAGAGCTCAAAGAGTTCAAAAGGCAGCTGTGGATGGGTGTGAAAAAAGGCGTCGAAGCCATTCCTCGGGGAAAGCTGGAGAATAAGGACCGTCAGGATGTGGTGGACTATATGGTGCAGCATTACAGCATGGATGCTGGGAAAATCGCTGTACAGGCACTGCGCAGCATCAAGCAGAACGAACGTGCAAATCGCCTCGAGTCGAAACTTCTggaag TTCAGCCGCAGGCGCAAGAAAATGAGCAAAACCCTGAAGACCCGCAGTCCATCAACACTTCCGGGTCTGATGAGCTAGAGCCCATCCAGTCTGACTGGCAGAGACCACGAGGGATCATTAACCGCTTTCAAGAGTTTAAAACCAGACTTCTTTACGCAAACAGAGACGAT ATTTACACACCAGTGAGCAGGACTCAAAGAAAAGGCTTGGCTCTGTTAATCACCAACATATTATTCGCCAATAAACAAGACGACCGTGCCGGAGCGGAGAGAGATGAGGAGAACATGGAGTGGCTCCTGAAAAACCTGAACTTTATGGTTATAAAATACAGAAATCTCACTGGAAAT GAAATCAGCAGAGCAGTGCAGGATTTCTCTCGACGTCATGAACATCAAGACGCAGACAGCACATTTGTAGTCATCATGTCCCATGGGGATAGAATTCAAAATAAAGATGCCATTTTAGGTGTCAATTACAACTGGCTTCAAAACCGTAATGACGTCTACTTTGTTGAAGACACTTTCTCCCATCTGAACTCTGTGAACTGTCCTGCTCTGATCGACAAACCCAAGGTTATCCTCATTCAGGCCTGCAGAGGAG GGCAACTCGGTGGTGTGCCTGTTAAAGATTGTGTGCCTGAATCTGACTCGTGGGTGCACAAGGAGAAAGACTTTGTCTGCTTTATGTCCACCATGCCTG ATGTTGTTGCATACAGGGATGAGGTCAAGGGAAGTTACTTTATCAGCTACATAGTGGATGTGTTCTGCTCATCAGCCTGCAAGGATCACATTATGGAGCTGTTTAGGAAG gttgCCGCACGTATGGAGAAAGACGAACGTTTCCGACGTCAGGCGAAACTCTTACCATGCATTGAAAGGACGTCTCTTGTAAAGAAATTCTACCTGTTCCCTGGACAGTGA
- the caspbl gene encoding caspase b, like — translation MEDITKLITDVLEELVESELKEFKRQLWMGVKKGVEAIPRGKLENKDRQDVVDYMVQHYSMDAGKIAVQALRSIKQNERANRLESKLLEVQPQAQENEQNPEDPQSINTSGSDELEPIQSDWQRPRGIINRFQEFKTRLLYANRDDASISIHFYKQNTLSIYTPVSRTQRKGLALLITNILFANKQDDRAGAERDEENMEWLLKNLNFMVIKYRNLTGNEISRAVQDFSRRHEHQDADSTFVVIMSHGDRIQNKDAILGVNYNWLQNRNDVYFVEDTFSHLNSVNCPALIDKPKVILIQACRGGQLGGVPVKDCVPESDSWVHKEKDFVCFMSTMPDVVAYRDEVKGSYFISYIVDVFCSSACKDHIMELFRKVAARMEKDERFRRQAKLLPCIERTSLVKKFYLFPGQ, via the exons ATGGAGGATATTACCAAGTTGATAACTGATGTGCTCGAGGAACTTGTGGAGTCAGAGCTCAAAGAGTTCAAAAGGCAGCTGTGGATGGGTGTGAAAAAAGGCGTCGAAGCCATTCCTCGGGGAAAGCTGGAGAATAAGGACCGTCAGGATGTGGTGGACTATATGGTGCAGCATTACAGCATGGATGCTGGGAAAATCGCTGTACAGGCACTGCGCAGCATCAAGCAGAACGAACGTGCAAATCGCCTCGAGTCGAAACTTCTggaag TTCAGCCGCAGGCGCAAGAAAATGAGCAAAACCCTGAAGACCCGCAGTCCATCAACACTTCCGGGTCTGATGAGCTAGAGCCCATCCAGTCTGACTGGCAGAGACCACGAGGGATCATTAACCGCTTTCAAGAGTTTAAAACCAGACTTCTTTACGCAAACAGAGACGATGCAagtatttcaatacatttttacaaacagAACACACTTTCA ATTTACACACCAGTGAGCAGGACTCAAAGAAAAGGCTTGGCTCTGTTAATCACCAACATATTATTCGCCAATAAACAAGACGACCGTGCCGGAGCGGAGAGAGATGAGGAGAACATGGAGTGGCTCCTGAAAAACCTGAACTTTATGGTTATAAAATACAGAAATCTCACTGGAAAT GAAATCAGCAGAGCAGTGCAGGATTTCTCTCGACGTCATGAACATCAAGACGCAGACAGCACATTTGTAGTCATCATGTCCCATGGGGATAGAATTCAAAATAAAGATGCCATTTTAGGTGTCAATTACAACTGGCTTCAAAACCGTAATGACGTCTACTTTGTTGAAGACACTTTCTCCCATCTGAACTCTGTGAACTGTCCTGCTCTGATCGACAAACCCAAGGTTATCCTCATTCAGGCCTGCAGAGGAG GGCAACTCGGTGGTGTGCCTGTTAAAGATTGTGTGCCTGAATCTGACTCGTGGGTGCACAAGGAGAAAGACTTTGTCTGCTTTATGTCCACCATGCCTG ATGTTGTTGCATACAGGGATGAGGTCAAGGGAAGTTACTTTATCAGCTACATAGTGGATGTGTTCTGCTCATCAGCCTGCAAGGATCACATTATGGAGCTGTTTAGGAAG gttgCCGCACGTATGGAGAAAGACGAACGTTTCCGACGTCAGGCGAAACTCTTACCATGCATTGAAAGGACGTCTCTTGTAAAGAAATTCTACCTGTTCCCTGGACAGTGA